From a region of the Rhipicephalus microplus isolate Deutch F79 chromosome X, USDA_Rmic, whole genome shotgun sequence genome:
- the LOC119160816 gene encoding uncharacterized protein LOC119160816, producing the protein MEPRTTLLLAMVLPMVSSNPGGREILRGPTKPVIKNYFTTDRTKVVLTCEPERFLVRINFTQPFRGVVHAGDKRDNCRIRGNGSHFYTLPVPLNDCSTAHNDATGSFTNSLTIRFHPSLELEGDEIKTLVCKFTTGDVSLG; encoded by the exons ATGGTGCTGCCTATGGTTTCTAGCAACCCTGGAGGGAGGGAGATTCTTCGAGGTCCCACGAAGCCTGTAATCAAGAACTACTTCACAACTGACCGGACGAAAG TGGTGCTGACTTGTGAGCCGGAGCGCTTTTTGGTGCGCATCAACTTCACACAGCCGTTCCGAGGCGTCGTTCACGCTGGCGACAAACGCGACAACTGCCGCATCCGGGGCAATGGGTCACACTTCTACACACTGCCTGTGCCTCTCAATGACTGCAGCACAGCGCACAAC GACGCGACTGGCAGCTTCACGAACAGCCTGACGATCCGGTTTCACCCGTCACTGGAGCTCGAAGGGGACGAGATTAAAACTCTAGTCTGCAAATTCACCACAGGCGACGTGAGCCTGGGGTGA